Genomic window (Nitratidesulfovibrio vulgaris str. Hildenborough):
TGATGCAGTGCCCCGTGCAGGACCGCCGGCCGGTGAGTCACGACGACGCATGCGGCGTGAGTCTCCAGGCAGACGTTGACGGCGACAGGGACGTGTGCCGGAAGCGTTGATACGGACGCCGGGGCCCGACACCGATGTCGGATACCGATGCCGGATGCCGGGGATTGATGCCATGTTACCCCACATACCCAACCGACGGACAAGACATGAAATCGTGCAATACGTTTTTTTGTGACGGGAGAATACGGCGCCCCGACCGTGAGCGTCTGAACGGACATCCGGCGCGCGCCTTCTGGTTCACCGGATTGCCCAGTGCCGGAAAGTCGACCCTTGCCCACATCGCGGAAGAGGTGTTGCATCAGCGTGGCATACGTACCTATGTATTCGACGGTGACAATGTCCGGCACGGGCTTTGCGGCGACCTCGGCTTCTCGGAACATGACCGCAAGGAGAACGTACGGCGCATCGCTGAAACCGTACGACTCTTTCTGGATGCGGGGATACTCTGCCTGTGCGCCTTCGTCTCGCCGTTGCGGGCTAACAGGCAGGCAGTCCGGGATATCATCGGGCCGTGCGATTTCTTCGAGGTCTATGTGAAGTGTCCGGTCACGGTATGCGAATCACGCGACGTGAAGGGGCTCTACGGCAAGGCCCGTCAGGGGCTTGTGGAGAACTACACGGGCATATCGGCTCCCTATGAGGAACCGGAGTCGCCCGATATTGTCGTGGATACCAGCCGGAACACCATCGAGGAGAGTGTGCAGAGTCTTACCGATTTCATCTTGCAGGTGATGACCGTCCCGTGCGCGCAGAAGGA
Coding sequences:
- the cysC gene encoding adenylyl-sulfate kinase, producing MKSCNTFFCDGRIRRPDRERLNGHPARAFWFTGLPSAGKSTLAHIAEEVLHQRGIRTYVFDGDNVRHGLCGDLGFSEHDRKENVRRIAETVRLFLDAGILCLCAFVSPLRANRQAVRDIIGPCDFFEVYVKCPVTVCESRDVKGLYGKARQGLVENYTGISAPYEEPESPDIVVDTSRNTIEESVQSLTDFILQVMTVPCAQKDAQAPGKAVRFP